The Stigmatella aurantiaca DW4/3-1 genome contains the following window.
GGGTGCCGTACACCCTCCACGGTATTTATCACGTGCGCATCCGGGCCGACGTGCCCGCCCGGAGGTACAGCGTCTGGGTTCGCCCGCCGGGGGGGGCGGAAATCCTCTTGGCGGACCGGTATGCCTTCCGATCCGATGCGCCATCGGTTGATGAGCTCGGCCTCCTGTCGCTCAAGAGCGGTAGCAATGATGACTACTGGGTGGCGAATCACACCGTGAGGTCCGTCACGGGGGCTGAGCTCCCAATACGGCAGGAAATGGCGCTCTTGGGCGAGGAGCCAGAGATGGTGCCTCAGGAGGCTGCCGCGGGTTGTTCCACGACAGCGGGGGCGAGTTCCCTCGCGCCCCTGGGAGTGTGGCTGTGGCTGCTCCGGAGGCGCAGGGCCTTCCGCTTGGCCGCCGGGGCCTCTCATGGGCACCGGAGGCTGTCCTGACGGGTGACTGCGTGTTTCAGAAGGCCCGGTTCACGGCGTAGCCAGCGATTCGGTGCTCGGCCTTGTAGGTGTTCGGGCCGGGAATGCCGTCGATGGGGCCTGTGTAGCCGAAGCTTCGGCCAACGGTCTGGACGCGAGTCCAGTAGATGGAGCCGGGGATCCCATCTTCTTGAGCGGAGGTCCGCGGTCCGCCGCGGCTGTTCAACTCGCGTGCGGTGATTCTCACGCGAATCTTCTCCGTGTTGGGCCCCGTCACGCCGTCAATGGGACCGGTGTAACCGAAGTCCCGCTGACCGACGGTCTGAATGCGCTTGTAGTAGATGGGGCCTGGAATGCCGTCATCCTCGGTCGTCGTCCTGGGCAGCGAGCCGCCGCCGCCGCCAGGAGGGGCACCACCGCCGGCAATCCGGCCGCCCGCATAATCCATCGACCAACCCAGGTACCGTGCTCCTGATGCGCTCGTGTAACCGGACACGCTGTTGATGCCGATGGCGGTTCCCCATGACGCGGAGAGGTGATTCGAGGCCATGAAGACCGCCGTGCCACCGCCATTGAGGTCGGCGCCGACGTGACCGGCGGTGCCGATATCCCACCAATGGAATGCACCGGTGAGCGCCGTCGAGGGATTCGTCGAGACAATCGTCGACGCTTTGTATGCCAGGTAGGCCGTGTCCCGGGCCGAGGAGTCGGGCAGCTGGCCAAAGCGGAACATCAGCGAGCCGCACCAGCCAGCCCACGAGCCGCCGTCTCGCTTGGGGTTGGCCGCGGCGTACGCCCGGGCTCTGTCGTAGATGGGTGAGTTCGCCTCGGCGGTGAGGGTGCTCGTCTCGGACTCGCCGGGCGCCGCGTTCTCAAAGTCTCCGCCACACGAGGCAAGCGCGAGCCCCGCTGACAAAAGGGCGGCCGTCCACATGATCCGTTTCGCGTGCATCAACTGTCTCCGGGGGCAAGGGGGGCTCTTCAAGGCCCGCGTACGCGGTCTCAGGGAGGGAGGTGGCGAACGCCGGACCTGGAAGGCACCCCAGTTGTCGGATCTGAGGAGAAGGAAGTTTCCTGAGGTCTGGATTTTTTCCTTTATTTCGAGGAGTTAGGAGTGCCAGCGTCCTGTCAGCGGTGCGCGCCCAGATGCGCCAGCACGGCCGTCCCAATCTCCTCGGTTCCCGCAGGCCGGGTGCCCGGGGGAGCGAGATCGGCGGGCAGGGTGCCTGCTTCGATCGAGGTGGCCACTGCGGCCTCGACTGCCCGCGCTTCCTTCTCGAGCCCGAGCGAGTGGCGCAACAGCATGGCGACGCTCAGCAGTGTTCCGTAAGGGTTGGCTACCCCGCGGCCAGCGATGTCCGGGGCGGAGCCGTGAATGGGCTCGTAGAGCCCGCGCCGGTTCGCTCCGAGCGAGGCAGAGGGCAGCATCCCGATGGAGCCCGAGAGCATGGCTGCTTCGTCCGTGAGGATGTCGCCGAACATGTTCTCGGTCACGATGACGTCGAAGTCCGCAGGGCGCTTGATCAAGTGCATGGCGCAGGCGTCTACCAACAGGTGCTTCAGCTCGACGTCTGGAAACTCCTCGCGTACGACCCGCTCGGTCACCGCGCGCCAGAGTCTCGAGGTCTCCAGCACGTTGGCTTTGTCCACCGAGGTGAGCCGCTTGCGGCGGGTTCGTGCCAGGGTGGCCGCGGCGCGGACCACCCGCACCACTTCCTCCACCGTGTACACGCAGGCATCGAAGGCTTGAGTCTCGTCCCGGCGTTTCTCTCCGAAGTAGATGCCACCGGTGAGTTCACGCACCACGAGCAGATCCACCCCGCGCAGCACCTCGGGCTTGAGCGAGGAGGCATCATAGAGCGCGGGGAAGGGGGCCACGGGCCGTAGGTTGGCGTACAGACCCAGGGCCTTGCGCAGTTCGAGCAACCCCTGCTCCGGACGCACCTTGGCGGGTGGATCCCACTTCGGCCCGCCCACCGCGCCCAACAACACCGCCTCCGAGCGTTGGCAGAGGGCCAGGGTCTCGGGGGGCAGGGGAGATGCGGTGAGATCAATGGCCACACCGCCCATGGGGGCCTCGGTCAGCTCGAAAGAGTGACCAAAGCGCTCCGCCACGGCGCGCAGCAGGCGAGTTCCCTGTCCCACCACCTCGGGCCCAATGCCGTCGCCTGGCAGGACCGCGATGAGCGCCTTCATGGGCGCGTCTCCTCGAAGCGTGCGATGGCTTTCTCCTGGCCGAGCAGAAACCCCAGCTCATCCACCCCGTTCATCAGGCAGTAGCGAGCGAAGGGATCCAAGGGAAACGTTGCGGCCGTTCCATCGGCGAGCGTCACCGAGAGGCGCTCCAGGTCAATGCTCACCACGGAGCCCGGCTCGGCCAGCAGGCGGCGGTGAAACCCGGCGTCTACCCGCACCGGCAGCAGGCCGTTCTTGACGGCGTTGTTGGAGAAGATGTCCGCGATGGAGGAGCTGATGACCGCGCGGAAGCCCCAATCCGTCAATGCCCACGGTGCGTGCTCGCGAGAAGAGCCGCAGCCAAAGTTGTCTCCAGCCACCAGGACCTGAGCCCCTTGGGCTTCTGGGCGCTCGAGGATGAAGTCCGGGCGGGGGCTGCCGTCCGGTTGGTAGCGCCAGTCCGCGAAGAGCCAACGGCCAAGGCCCGTGCGGTGAGTGATTTTGAGGAATCGGGCAGGGATGATCTGGTCGGTATCGATGTTCTGCTGCGCGAGGACGATGGTGCGCGATTGCAGCGTGCGGAACGGTTCCATGGATTTCACCTCAAAAACTCCCGGGGATCGCTGACCTTGCCGGTGACGGCGGCGGCGGCGGCGGTCAGGGGACTGGCCAGAAAGGTCCGGCTGGCCTTGCCCTGCCTTCCTTCGAAGTTGCGGTTGCTGGTGCTCACCACGTACTGGCCGGGCTGCGCTTGGTCGCCATTCATGGCGATACACATGGAGCAGCCAGGCTCGCGCCACTCGGCGCCGGCGCTGCGGAAGATGTCGTGCAGCCCCTCGGCCTCTGCTGCGCGCTTGACTTCCTGTGAGCCAGGGACCACGAGGACGCGGACGCGGGAGGCCACCTTCCGTCCACGGAAGACATCGGCCGCCGCGCGCAGGTCCGACAGCCGCGAGTTGGTACAGCTTCCAATGAACACCACGTCGATGGGCTGGCCCAGCAGGCGCTGCCCCGGCTTCAGCCCCATGTAGAGGAGGGCGCGCTCCAGTGAGTTCCGTGCGCTCGCATCCGCCAGGTCGTGGGGGGCGGGAACCGCGCCGGTGACAGGGATGCCCATGCCAGGGTGGGTGCCGTAGGTGAGCATCGGCTCGAGGGCACTGGCATCGAGTGTCACGGCCGCGTCGTAGGTGGCTCCCGGGTCTGAGGGCAGGGTGCGCCAATGCGCAAGCGCCTTGTCCCAGGCCGCCCCTTGGGGCGCCCGCGAGCGGTGGCGGAGGTACTCGAAGACGGTGTCATCCGGGGAGATGAGACCCGCCCGTGCACCGGCCTCGATGGACATGTTGCACACGGTCATGCGCTCCTCCATGGAGAGGCGGCGGATGGCGCTGCCGGTGTACTCGAGCACGTGCCCTGTTCCTCCGCCCACCCCGATCTGGGCGATGATGCCCAGGATGATGTCCTTGGCGCTCACCCCGGGGCGGAGGTGACCTTCCACGCGCACCTCCATGGTCTTCGGCTTGCGCTGCAGCAGGCACTGGGTGGCCAGCACGTGTCCCACCTCGCTGGTGCCAATGCCAAAGGC
Protein-coding sequences here:
- the leuD gene encoding 3-isopropylmalate dehydratase small subunit; the encoded protein is MEPFRTLQSRTIVLAQQNIDTDQIIPARFLKITHRTGLGRWLFADWRYQPDGSPRPDFILERPEAQGAQVLVAGDNFGCGSSREHAPWALTDWGFRAVISSSIADIFSNNAVKNGLLPVRVDAGFHRRLLAEPGSVVSIDLERLSVTLADGTAATFPLDPFARYCLMNGVDELGFLLGQEKAIARFEETRP
- the leuB gene encoding 3-isopropylmalate dehydrogenase translates to MKALIAVLPGDGIGPEVVGQGTRLLRAVAERFGHSFELTEAPMGGVAIDLTASPLPPETLALCQRSEAVLLGAVGGPKWDPPAKVRPEQGLLELRKALGLYANLRPVAPFPALYDASSLKPEVLRGVDLLVVRELTGGIYFGEKRRDETQAFDACVYTVEEVVRVVRAAATLARTRRKRLTSVDKANVLETSRLWRAVTERVVREEFPDVELKHLLVDACAMHLIKRPADFDVIVTENMFGDILTDEAAMLSGSIGMLPSASLGANRRGLYEPIHGSAPDIAGRGVANPYGTLLSVAMLLRHSLGLEKEARAVEAAVATSIEAGTLPADLAPPGTRPAGTEEIGTAVLAHLGAHR
- the leuC gene encoding 3-isopropylmalate dehydratase large subunit; translation: MSPLPPRNLFEKIWQSHLVQPETAETPAVLYVDLHLVHEVTSPQAFSLLRERGLRVRKPERTVATMDHSTPTLPRDAQGRFPIADAEAAAQLAQLEANCEAFGVELHTLGSERQGIIHVIGPELGLTLPGSTIVCGDSHTSTHGAFGALAFGIGTSEVGHVLATQCLLQRKPKTMEVRVEGHLRPGVSAKDIILGIIAQIGVGGGTGHVLEYTGSAIRRLSMEERMTVCNMSIEAGARAGLISPDDTVFEYLRHRSRAPQGAAWDKALAHWRTLPSDPGATYDAAVTLDASALEPMLTYGTHPGMGIPVTGAVPAPHDLADASARNSLERALLYMGLKPGQRLLGQPIDVVFIGSCTNSRLSDLRAAADVFRGRKVASRVRVLVVPGSQEVKRAAEAEGLHDIFRSAGAEWREPGCSMCIAMNGDQAQPGQYVVSTSNRNFEGRQGKASRTFLASPLTAAAAAVTGKVSDPREFLR